AATACCTGCGGAAATGGCCAGAAATATATTCACCTTGTTTCTGGACGATCGTTTTTGCATTGATACAACTGGTATTTATCGCGATTATCGCGGTTCAGTTTCTGTTCAAGAGAATCAGATGGTGCAGGCAGAGATTGAAGACTGCAATACCTGAAAGCAACAAGCATTCTAATCAACAACAAAAGAGTGCAGACATAAAGCTCGGTGTCTCATATCAAGCAAGCAAAGTTTGTTGTCTGCTTATATTAGCCACCCACGTCCTGAGGATATTGCTTTTGCCGTTACAAGGAAGAATAAGTGGTTGCAAGTACCCACCTTTTGTTATGGGTGAAGGTTTACAGGTCCTATCCTGGATAATATTGTCACTAGCAGTATTCGGTCTAGATAAGACAAAATCTGCAAATCATCCACTCACAATTCGGGCATGGTGGATATTTAACTTTATGCAATCAGTTATCATTGTGATATTTGATCTCAGGCTCAGTTTGTCAGATCATGAGTACATAGGGTATGCAGAATTGATTGACCTGTTCACACTTGCTATCTGCACTTATCTGTTTTTCATATCTGCCAGCGGAAAAACAGGAATTACCTTAATAAACAGCAGCATAACAGAGCCACTACTGAGCCCATCCGCAGGACAGCAGACAGAATCTGAAAGGGCATGCCTGTATAGCAGAGCAAGTGTTCTGGACCTTGTCACATTCTCCTGGATGAACCCTCTCTTTGCTATCGGATACAAGAAACCACTTGATAAGAATGATGTACCAGATATTGATGCAAGGGACTTTGCCGATTTACTCTCTGATTCATTTAGGAGGATCGTAGCAGATGTTAGAAGCAGGCATGGTTTAAGTACTTTATCAATCTATAGAGCAATTTTCCTATTTATTAGAAGAAAAGCTATAATCAATGCAGCATTTGCAGTTTTATGTGCATGTGCATCCTATGTTGGACCATCATTAATCAATAACTTGGTGAAGTTCCTTGGGGGAGAGAGGAAGTACGGACTCAATAAAGGCTATCTTCTTGCAGCCGCATTCCTCAGTGCTAAGGTTGTGGAGACAGTATCTCAGAGGCAGTGGATTTTTGGAGCTCGGCGGCTTGGAATGCGGCTACGAGCTGCTTTGATATCCCAGATCTATCAAAAGGGGCTCcgattatcctgcactgcaaggcAGAAGCATACAAgtggagagatcataaactacatgAGTGTAGATATACAAAGGATAACTGATGTTATATGGTACATCAACTACATCTGGATGTTGCCCATACAGCTTTCTCTAGCAGTCTATGTTCTCTATCAAAACCTAGGGGCTGGAGCATGGGCTGGTTTAGCAGCAACACTGGCAATAATGGCTTGCAATATTCCTCTAACCAGACTGCAGAAAAGGTTGCAATCAAAGATCATGACTGCTAAAGACAAAAGAATGAAGGCAACAACTGAAGTACTTAGAAgcatgaaaatactgaaacttcaAGCATGGGATACAGAGTACCTTCAAAAGCTAGAAGCATTGCGAAGAGATGAGCACAATTGGTTATGGAAATCTGTAAGGTTGTCAGCTTTTACAACATTCATATTTTGGGGGTCCCCTGCGTTCATATCCTCCATAACATTCGGTACATGTATATTGATGGGAATTCCTTTAACAGCTGGTACTGTTTTGTCTGCTCTAGCAACATTCCGGATGCTACAAGATCCAATATTCACACTTCCCGATTTACTTTCGGTGTTTGCTCAGGGGAAAGTTTCAGCTGATCGAGTAGCACAATACCTCCAGGAAGAAGAATTGAAATGTGACACGATTACAGAAGTACCAAGAAGTGACACGGACTACGATGTGGAGATTGATCATGGAGCATTTAGCTGGGAATTTGAGAACTCATCTCCAACTATAACAGATGTAAATTTAAAGGTAAAGAGAGGGATGAAAGTAGCTATCTGTGGAATGGTTGGCTCTGGGAAATCCAGTTTATTATCATGCATACTTGGGGAGATGCCGAAGCTAGCTGGGACTGTGAGGGTCAGTGGGAGAAAAGCATATGTTCCTCAGACAGCCTGGATTCTGTCTGGGAACATCAGAGACAACATTCTGTTTGGAAACCCATATGACAAGGAAAAATATCAAAAGATAATACAAGCTTGTGCATTGACTAAAGATCTTGAGCTATTTGCAAATGGTGATTTGACAGAGATTGGAGAAAGAGGAATTAACATGAGTGGTGGTCAGAAGCAGAGGATTCAGATTGCAAGGTCAGTATACGAGGATGCAGATATATATCTCTTTGATGATCCTTTCAGTGCAGTAGATGCTCACACTGGAGGCCAACTTTTCAAGGTTTGTTTAGTTATTAGTGTCCACAAAACCATATAATGAGTATCTATGTTCGCATCCTTTTACCTTGATCATTTATCTTCCGAAACTTAAGTCGCATATGATTTAAACAGGATAACCGTCACTATGTTTCCTTATTATTCTACAGTTTATAGACATTAGTCTGCATAAATGCTGATAGAATGAACTACTATATTGTTCTGCAGGATTGCCTAATGGGAATGCTTAAAGACAAAACAATATTGTATGTGACCCATCAAGTTGAATTTCTTCCAGCTGCAGACCTCATACTAGTAAGTATCAAAAACACCTCTGTTCGCAAATACTACTTGTATGTTAGTACTGCTAATAATTTGTAAAATAACCACGGGGTACATATCAATAGGTCATGCAGGATGGGAAGATTGTGCAAAGAGGAAAATTTGATGATCTCCTTCAACAGAACATAGGATTTGAAGCCATAGTAGGAGCCCATAGCCAGGCAATTGAGTCTGTCATTAATGCCGAGAGTTCTAGCCGAATTCTGTCAACAGCCAACCAAAAGTTAGCAGATAGTGATGATGAATTTGAGAAACAAAGCGATACTGATGATCAAATTCAGGGCATAATCAAACAAGAGTCTGCACACGATGTCTCACAAGGCATGAATGAAAAGGGAAGGCTAACACAAGATGAAGAACGAGAAAAGGGAGGAATTGGCAAGAAGGTCTACTGGGCATACCTGAAGGCGGTTCACGGTGGTGCATTAGCACCTGTAATAGTTGCTGCACAGTCATTCTTCCAAATATTCCAGGTAGCAAGCAACTATTGGATGGCATGGGCGTGTCCACCAACATCAGCAATCACCCCAAGAGTTGGATTAGGCCTTCTTTTCACCGTATACATAGCACTATCTATAGGAAGTGCATTTTGTGTTCTGGGTCGGTCGATGCTTGTGTCACTTGTTGGTCTACTAACAGCTGAGAAGTTCTTTAAGAATATGCTCCACTGCATCCTCcgtgctcccatgtccttctttgATTCCACACCTACTGGCAGGATCCTAAACAGGGTTAGTATTCAGTTACCCCTCACACCATTTTTTCACTGTGTTGTACCCACACACACCTTCAAGTTAACAATTGTGTACTGTGCAATGTAACAGGTCTCAAATGACCAAAGTGTTTTAGATCTGGAAATGGCAAACAAGCTTGGTTGGTGCGCATTTTCAGTTATACAGCTTCTGGGGACCATTGGCGTTATGTCACAGGTCGCGTGGCCAGTTTTTGCCATCTTTATACCAGTGACAGCAATCTGTTATGTGTTTCAAGTAAGAGCTCTGCACAGTGATACTTTTGCACTAGAATTAACGTGTCCGAATAAAAAGTATGCACCAAGTTAATTATGCACAATTATTTAGCCATAAAATGTATGCACCAAGTTAATTCTGCACAATGAATTAGCCATAGTGAACTGTCCTCCTTGATAATGATCTTCTTTTCACAAAGCACTGAATCTAATATTTTGCTTGTGACATGCAGCGGTACTACATACCaacagcaagagagctggctcgtTTGTCACAAATTCAAAGGGCTCCAATACTCCACCACTTTGCGGAATCACTTACAGGTGCAGCAAGTATTAGAGCATATGGACAAAAAGACCGTTTCAGCAAAGCAAACATCAGCCTTGTGAACAACCACTCACGACCATGGTTCCATAACATCTCAGCAGTAGAGTGGCTTTGCTTCAGGCTAAACATGCTATCTAACTTTGTTTTTGCCTTTTCTTTGACTCTGCTAGTGAGTCTTCCCGAAGGTTTTATAAATCCAAGTAAGTTTTGTATGCACAAAAGTTATCATTGATTTTTTGGTATCACTCATTTCTGGTGGCCGCCAAACTGACATAGTTGTATGTACAGGCATTGCTGGACTTGCAGTGACATATGCACTGAACCTCAATGGACAGTTGTCAGCTATAACCTGGAACATTTGCAACACAGAGAATAAAATGATTTCGGTTGAAAGAATAATGCAGTACTCAAGGATTCCTAGTGAGGCTCCTCTAATAGTTGATGATCACCGGCCCCCAAACAGCTGGCCAAAGGATGGCACTATAAATATAAGAAACTTGGAGGTATGCATAATGTCACTGTGATTTATACCTTATGACCAGAGACCCTCCACAAGTACATATATGAACAGTGTACAACATAACACAAATTCTATCACCCCAGGCCTTGTAACTATAAATATTTTAACTTACAGAGTAAGTTCCAAACCGAATTAACATATGCTCTAAAGCAGAGTAAACCAGCTTGCACAAATACGTTCTGGAGCTAGGGTGTCAAGTGGGATCCTATCTAAATCTCACTTGTAGTGCATTTTACTTTTTATAGTGTAAATTTTGACACTAAAAATTGAACTAGAAAGAGCAACATACAATATAAGTGAAATCCCACAGGGATCCCACCTTGACACCCTATCTGGAGCAAAACTCGTATCATTAAAGCTATAACAGTTTGTGTATGTTCTATCAGAACAAAACGGGAAGCTCTCACTTTTTAGTTAAAAATATATCTCTTCATTTTTGCATTTCTGAACATGACATGCTCAAAAGAAGCCATTTAATGTGGCTATTTTATTTTACAGGTTCGATATGCAGAGCATCTCCCATCTGTTTTGAGAAATATATCATGTACAATTCCTGGGCGGAAAAAGGTGGGAATTGTTGGACGTACTGGCAGTGGAAAGTCAACTTTGATTCAAGCGCTTTTCCGGATCGTCGAACCAAGAGTAGGAACAATTGAAATTGACAATGTTGATCTCAGCAAAATTGGGTTGCATGATTTACGAGGCAGACTTAGCATCATCCCACAAGATCCAACCATGTTTGAGGGCACAGTGAGAGGAAATCTTgatccactgaatgaatattctgaTCAACACATATGGGAGGTAAATAAGTCAAATTATATTTTTCCTGATGATTAGGGAGGTAAATTATACGGTATAACCTGTCCAAAAGAGAGCCTAACACCTCGTATCATTGCTCATTATTACCAATAGTGTCCATGTTACAATGTAAATATGGATAACAGTTTATGCTGATAAAATGTGATCTCATGATTATGCCTATCTATGAAAGGTCAAAACTGCTGATATATAACCTAGGAAACATATGTGGTTGGTCTCTTTTATAACTACAATTAGCAAACAGAAGCTGATGTGATATTTCATATAGATTGCAACTTGATCAATTCCATTCTTCAAACATATCTATGTAATGAATAAAAAGATAAGGAGGATCTACCCAAAAAAAGGGTAATCATTAAAAGATCTGAACGGTGTACTTCCTCTACTTGACCAGTAGTATACATTTCTTTTGGCCAGACATTGGATAAATGCCAGCTTGGTGACATAGTTCGTCAAAGCCCAAAGAAGCTGGACTCAACAGGTAATAGCACTGTTTTTGTGTACAACAGAATACTAGCGTGGCTAAGAGAGTATGGGTGTCTCCATTGAGATGATCAAATGAGATTTCTCTTGCAGTTGTGGAAAATGGGGAAAACTGGAGCGTTGGACAAAGGCAGTTGTTTTGCCTGGGAAGGGTTCTACTAAAACGAAGCAATGTTCTTGTCCTCGATGAGGCAACTGCTTCAGTTGACTCATCAACGGATGCAATTATCCAGCAAACACTCCGCGAGGAGTTTGGGGACTGCACGGTGCTGACAGTGGCACACAGAATTCACACGGTTATCGACAGTGATCTGATTCTTGTCTTCAGCGAAGGTAAGGCACTTCATCGAATAGCATAGACATTTTCTCTACATTTTATTGGACTTAGCTGCCACATCGCTAAAACATGTACTACTTTGTGACGAGCAGGAAGAATTATAGAATACGACACGCCATCGAGATTACTGGAGGACGAAAAGTCCGAATTCTCCAGGCTCATAAAGGAGTACTCACGGAGATCCAAGGGCTTTTAACAGCACCACAAACAATTGAACAACGGCGGAGCCAACTAGGCGCACAGCAGAACCCAGTAGAAAGACAGCACACAGTA
This region of Lolium perenne isolate Kyuss_39 chromosome 2, Kyuss_2.0, whole genome shotgun sequence genomic DNA includes:
- the LOC127336544 gene encoding putative ABC transporter C family member 15; translation: MEGGWSLHSPALARIHERLQEMFLHASGFLDDSPDSIMSQYLRKWPEIYSPCFWTIVFALIQLVFIAIIAVQFLFKRIRWCRQRLKTAIPESNKHSNQQQKSADIKLGVSYQASKVCCLLILATHVLRILLLPLQGRISGCKYPPFVMGEGLQVLSWIILSLAVFGLDKTKSANHPLTIRAWWIFNFMQSVIIVIFDLRLSLSDHEYIGYAELIDLFTLAICTYLFFISASGKTGITLINSSITEPLLSPSAGQQTESERACLYSRASVLDLVTFSWMNPLFAIGYKKPLDKNDVPDIDARDFADLLSDSFRRIVADVRSRHGLSTLSIYRAIFLFIRRKAIINAAFAVLCACASYVGPSLINNLVKFLGGERKYGLNKGYLLAAAFLSAKVVETVSQRQWIFGARRLGMRLRAALISQIYQKGLRLSCTARQKHTSGEIINYMSVDIQRITDVIWYINYIWMLPIQLSLAVYVLYQNLGAGAWAGLAATLAIMACNIPLTRLQKRLQSKIMTAKDKRMKATTEVLRSMKILKLQAWDTEYLQKLEALRRDEHNWLWKSVRLSAFTTFIFWGSPAFISSITFGTCILMGIPLTAGTVLSALATFRMLQDPIFTLPDLLSVFAQGKVSADRVAQYLQEEELKCDTITEVPRSDTDYDVEIDHGAFSWEFENSSPTITDVNLKVKRGMKVAICGMVGSGKSSLLSCILGEMPKLAGTVRVSGRKAYVPQTAWILSGNIRDNILFGNPYDKEKYQKIIQACALTKDLELFANGDLTEIGERGINMSGGQKQRIQIARSVYEDADIYLFDDPFSAVDAHTGGQLFKDCLMGMLKDKTILYVTHQVEFLPAADLILVMQDGKIVQRGKFDDLLQQNIGFEAIVGAHSQAIESVINAESSSRILSTANQKLADSDDEFEKQSDTDDQIQGIIKQESAHDVSQGMNEKGRLTQDEEREKGGIGKKVYWAYLKAVHGGALAPVIVAAQSFFQIFQVASNYWMAWACPPTSAITPRVGLGLLFTVYIALSIGSAFCVLGRSMLVSLVGLLTAEKFFKNMLHCILRAPMSFFDSTPTGRILNRVSNDQSVLDLEMANKLGWCAFSVIQLLGTIGVMSQVAWPVFAIFIPVTAICYVFQRYYIPTARELARLSQIQRAPILHHFAESLTGAASIRAYGQKDRFSKANISLVNNHSRPWFHNISAVEWLCFRLNMLSNFVFAFSLTLLVSLPEGFINPSIAGLAVTYALNLNGQLSAITWNICNTENKMISVERIMQYSRIPSEAPLIVDDHRPPNSWPKDGTINIRNLEVRYAEHLPSVLRNISCTIPGRKKVGIVGRTGSGKSTLIQALFRIVEPRVGTIEIDNVDLSKIGLHDLRGRLSIIPQDPTMFEGTVRGNLDPLNEYSDQHIWETLDKCQLGDIVRQSPKKLDSTVVENGENWSVGQRQLFCLGRVLLKRSNVLVLDEATASVDSSTDAIIQQTLREEFGDCTVLTVAHRIHTVIDSDLILVFSEGRIIEYDTPSRLLEDEKSEFSRLIKEYSRRSKGF